Proteins encoded within one genomic window of Spodoptera frugiperda isolate SF20-4 chromosome 7, AGI-APGP_CSIRO_Sfru_2.0, whole genome shotgun sequence:
- the LOC118266454 gene encoding cholinesterase 2-like, whose protein sequence is MKNYLKSMSSVKLVVLISLWVAPLVPQPTPPVQLSGGVARGTVAPDGTYLQYFGIPYATVTHRFQEAQPNPTWEGEFDAHNEHIRCNQRFFNRIMGVEDCLTVNVYTPIEANGKALPVMVFIHGGGFRDGSGSPFIYGPKFLVKHGVILVTVNYRVEVLGFLCLGIKEAPGNMGLKDQVQALQWVKRNIRAFGGDPDNVTILGESAGAASVSYHLLSPMSKGLFNKAIMQSGSSLAPWALQFEPLETAIRLAQEMGHTTRDPLEIYKLFSNMTAEDLLSYRVPRQEGDIVQSQNIFVPCIEKKIHRVKQFLPDSPYNLITRGKYNKVPVIVGFNDAEGLYFAGKENETTIANLDLFKALPRDLTFPSDKEKKETADKVRELYMGDEKFTTEISSLEKLARFEGDVGITYPVVATIDLLLRTLDKAVYAYKFSYDGLLNFSKFAFGFRKTPGATHADEIFYLFSSLTLNGHLERDFIEKFTTLWTNFAKYGDPTPSSSSILPRWEPAEAQRPRVYVIDKDSSVAPVWDDAGLLFWNRTYSLYRRTQ, encoded by the exons atgaaGAACTACTTGAAGTCGATGTCGAGTGTGAAGCTGGTGGTGCTGATCTCCCTGTGGGTGGCGCCACTGGTGCCGCAGCCGACGCCGCCGGTGCAGCTGAGCGGCGGCGTCGCTCGCGGCACCGTGGCTCCCGACGGCACGTACCTGCAGTACTTTGGAATACCGTACGCCACTGTTACACATAGATTTCAG GAGGCACAACCAAATCCAACGTGGGAGGGCGAGTTCGACGCCCACAACGAGCACATCAGGTGCAACCAGAGGTTCTTCAACCGCATCATGGGGGTCGAGGACTGCCTCACTGTGAACGTGTACACTCCTATCGAGGCCAATGGCAAGGCCCTGCCTGTCATGGTGTTCATCCACGGCGGAGGGTTCAGGGACGGCTCGGGCTCCCCCTTCATCTACGGCCCAAAGTTCCTAGTCAAACATGGAGTTATACTAGTCACAGTCAACTACAGAGTTGAAGTACTTGGGTTCCTGTGCCTCGGTATCAAAGAAGCTCCCGGTAATATGGGGTTAAAAGACCAAGTGCAAGCGCTGCAATGGGTGAAGAGAAACATTCGAGCGTTCGGAGGAGACCCAGATAACGTAACAATATTGGGTGAGAGCGCGGGAGCTGCCTCTGTTTCATATCACTTACTATCTCCGATGTCTAAGGGATTGTTTAACAAAGCGATCATGCAAAGTGGCTCCAGCTTGGCACCTTGGGCCTTACAATTTGAGCCGCTAGAGACGGCGATTCGTCTGGCACAAGAAATGGGCCACACGACACGAGACCCTCTCGAGATTTACAAATTATTCTCAAACATGACCGCTGAGGACCTGTTGTCATACCGAGTTCCACGACAAGAAGGTGACATTGTGCAGTCGCAGAACATCTTCGTGCCGTGcattgaaaagaaaatacacAGAGTGAAACAGTTCCTGCCCGACAGTCCTTACAACCTGATCACGCGAGGGAAGTACAACAAGGTGCCTGTCATTGTTGGCTTCAACGACGCGGAGGGTTTATATTTTGCTGGCAAAGAAAACGAAACTACTATCGCAAacttagatttatttaaagcatTACCACGAGATTTAACATTTCCTTCTGATAAAGAGAAAAAGGAAACAGCGGACAAAGTGCGTGAGTTATACATGGGAGATGAGAAGTTTACAACAGAAATTTCTTCTTTAGAAAAGTTGGCTCGATTTGAGGGAGACGTGGGTATCACATACCCGGTAGTTGCCACCATAGACCTACTTCTACGGACGCTGGACAAGGCAGTATATGCGTATAAGTTCAGCTACGATGGATTACTGAACTTCTCCAAGTTCGCGTTTGGGTTCCGCAAAACCCCGGGCGCTACTCATGCTGACGAAATATTCTATCTCTTCAGCTCCTTGACACTGAATGGTCATCTAGAAAGGGACTTCATTGAAAAATTTACCACATTATGGACCAACTTTGCCAAATATGG cGACCCAACACCATCGTCATCTTCAATCCTGCCGCGGTGGGAGCCAGCAGAGGCGCAGCGTCCCCGAGTGTACGTGATAGACAAGGACAGCTCCGTGGCACCGGTGTGGGATGATGCAGGCCTGCTGTTCTGGAACCGAACCTACTCCTTGTACAGGAGAACTCAATAA